In Bactrocera neohumeralis isolate Rockhampton chromosome 5, APGP_CSIRO_Bneo_wtdbg2-racon-allhic-juicebox.fasta_v2, whole genome shotgun sequence, the genomic window CTTATATCTGGCAGGTGTTCTTCGGTGAGCAATTGAAGTCTGGCACGCTCTTTGCCCACATCCAACATGTGTTGATTTATGTCAGAGATAGTTACATAGCTATGGCGTtgcagtttattttttttcgcgGCAAGTTGGCGTATATAACGAAAAGCAATATCGCCCGTGCCACCTGCCATATCTAACAGACGTGTGCCATGCATAGGCGCCAAACGATCCATGAACACATCCTTCCAGATACGGTGTATGCCAACGGACATAACGTCATTCATTAGATCGTAGGAGCTGGCCACATCCTCAAATACCTTGTGCACTGCAAAGAAGTATATGCAAATGTGTAAGAGTTATACAGTGTAACATTTTATTGGTGCTCACCTTTCTGATCCTTCTCACTCTCTTTCACCTTTTGAAAGCCGAAATGTGTTGTGCGTTCCTCAGACGACTCTTGCGGAGCGTCGTTTTTGCCATCATCAACTGCGCCTGATCCAGCTGTTACTTGCACACTTTTTCTACGCAACTGTGTTAATAATTTTGTGCAGCTTTCATtaatatttccatattttatggtgtttgtaataaaattcgATTTAAAACTTCGCGCAAGATTCATTTTTGTGGAACTTGTACTTTTtacgtaaaaaaatataacaaatggATGCCGTTTATCAGCTGTTTTCGCAGAACAGCTGAGTTGAAATGAAACCGAATAGATATCGACGCGCACAGGGTGTTGCTGTTATCGGTTTCAAAAACTGtcggttttgaattttttttctcaaattctaCCGACAGGTGGCAGAAATTCAAtgcagaaaaaattgtattaaaaacgaaaactgataaaaaaaaattacaaaattaattaaaaaaacaattaataacataaaattaattaaaaaaatgaaataaaattaattaaaaaaataaaataaaattaaatgaaattaattaaaataaataataaaataaaattatattaattaaaaaatatataattttttaaaaataaaataaaattaaattaatttaaaaaattaaattaaataaactaattaaaaaataataaaaatttatttcaaaaaatttatatagaaatcAAAAGattaaaactaatataaaacTGTTGCCTCACAGTTGAACGATTTGTCGCCTAcgacaaatacatatatcagaATGTTAGACCAACATTTGACTACTACGAGCAGACCCCGCGTGAAGCCATAAAATCTGACATTTCCCCTTTGTACCCCCAATGAATATTCACAGCCGTTGCTGTTCAATACAAACACTGTGTCTATATATTCTCATATTATCCTCtgcatttattgatttatatgatttgttttatatttttattagcaataatttctgatatatgtatgcttgtattgTATGtggtatgtatttataataaattgtaatgtttaagtttaaaattaaatacatattacaaaaacaaaaaagtccatTGATAAgcgttttcatttatatgaatcATAGAATcatttttctttgcaaaaaaCTTGGCATTTTAGCAAATTCATTTCCGCGAGGCAGTTGGACGAAATGAATTTGCCTTGTTTTAACATAAGGAATACTATTAATagtattaatacaaaataacatTAGGTAACTATTTAAATACGAGACTACCAACTAAGAAGGTGGCGCATGTGCACCCTTCGTAAGGGTGCCACCGTGCACGCGAaaaatacacatttacatatgtagtagTATACATTAGCGATTTGTTGCTAGATATGCACTGTTGCATATGCAAATTGattccatatatatatatttcatttttatatgttttttttttttgttttgtttactacGCATATAATATGATAAATTTATGcattagtttgtatatatattaacattTACAGTGTAGAAGTAATGCCAAGTCACgctaaacacattttttatgttgtatatatgcatgtgtgacAGCTAGTTTCATAACTAATAACTAAGTGGCTGCTCGACTGTTGCGCAGGCGCACCATAGCATCCAGCGTAATCACTACGTACTAAATGGTAAAGGGAACGTTTACATAGATTTGTAGTTTATCCAATCCGCttccatttttgttttgtgtgtatGCAATCCCTTCTAATTTTACACATTAGCATGACTTAAGCCATTTGCGCTTTTTGGGTCGTGTTTGTGTATCCTTTGCCGTActcttctttatatatttttacattcttCTTCTCACAGCTTCCGCTGCACTTCAATTGTcttgttgaaattattttcattttattcaaatcttAGAATTTCAGCTCCTCAATTCGCTCTGCATCGGACTTGAGATCTTGCAGCAGCAGTTCGTGGCAAGACTTCGGTATAAGCGTGCCGACAATCTTTTCACCTTCGGTGGTCTTCAAACGTATCacttgcattttgttgttggcgttgcgCATGGCTAACACCTGCTCGACGCGCGTCCAAACGGAGAGCACGGAACCGGCCAGAACGTAATATAGACGCTGGCGCAAGCCAACCTGTAAAAAAGAAAAGTGCGTGAGCAAGTGAAATAGttaggaaatatgtacatatatgcgtaccCAACAAGCAACAATGATTTcttaatataatgtttttatgaACTTTCAGTTTTCAAACAAATCACAATcagaagaaaattataaaaataaaaatagccgaAATGGGTTTTGagtaattttgcataaataaaacGTAATTCCTTTCccttgttgttgtgctgtgcTCTGTCTTAATTCTACTTTCTTCGGTTACTTACCTCGCATTCATTGCCCAAATTGACATTGCGACAGTTGCCGTTCCAGTAAGCGTGCGAACAAGTGTTCACCGATGCGTCATACTGTTGCGTCCAGTGTGGTTCCGCCTCCTCACTGGGCACCTTCTTGTACTTCTTCTCCAACTCTGCCAATGATTCGTGACGTATTTGGAGTCCCGTGTTTGGCCGATATACTTGATACATTATGTCTTTTTTGTTGAGACTCTTCTCCTTTTTCTTGCTGTTGGATTGCTGTTGTGGCTGTGGCGTTTCAATTTCCACCGCAAGAATAGCGGTGCGCTTGCCATTGCGCACTTGATGCGAGACATAGAAGCCCTCAAATTCGCTTATTAAATCGGCGTATCTGTAAATTGTAAAGACAATTAATGGCAGTGCAAAAATTGAGGTTATGTAGTGTTGCTTTGTATCCTTTGCAGCTGTGGTGTCCGCGGACTCGTTGCTGCGTTGGCCGGTATACGTTACTACTACTCACTTGTCAATAGCTTCCTGCCAGATCATGCCACGTTCCACACGTACCGTATGCAGTTCGGCGGGTGCTTTACCGGTGGCGTGTTTGCGTATGAAGCGAACGAGCTTGACGCGCGTTACATTTTCGCCGGCGGCGCCCAAATCTGCGAAAATGAGgaagaaatcgaaaaattaaacaacCATAATATGAAAATAACTAGCAAACTGTGTTGACCTACCTAAAATGCCCAAATCGAAGCGTCCACCGCGCTTCGCCTGATTGATGATGGCGTTCAGCGTGTcggtgaaatatttgaaaagtctGTTCTGGAGCTCTACCGGCATGCCGAGTATGCGATTCAAGAACTTCGATATATTGTTGTACTCTTTGTCCAAACTCAAGACGCCCGGATTGGATTCGCTATTCACTATAATACCCACACCGACTAGCGCGCCAGCAATGTCTTTGAAGAAGTCACCCTTATAGTCATTGGGCGGCGGCACCAGTGGCGACTCGTAGCCCATGATCGTCTTCATCACCGTCTCAAGGGCGGTGCGTCCATATTTGTTGTCTATATTGAATTGAGACAAGTCACGCGTCTCAGTGGCGCGACGATCGCCATGTGTGAGCGCACCGAGCGATTCCAAACGCTTCGCTACTGTCGAGGCGAAACGCCGCTCACCCGCCAAATCGGATATGAGAAATATGTACTCGGGCGCATTCACTTGATTGGAACGATGTGTACGTCCGAACTGTTGTATGGCGCGATCAGCGGACCATGGCAGCTCCAGTGTGATGTGCACACGTCGACGCTGATTGCGCACGCGCCGATCGCTCTGTAATGAAATACCGCTAGATGCCGCCTCTGAAATGATGGCCACATCTTTTTCGCCATCCATAAAACGTTGCTTCTCGGTGATGTTGAGCGTCTCTAATGGCACATCCTGTTCGGAACGCGACTCATACTGTATAGAACCATTGTCTGACTGCACGACGCGTCCTTTGCGGCCGGTCATTTCGGCCACATTGTCGGGGCCGCCGAGCTCATCAATCAGCTGATCGAGCGTGTTCGGTGGCAAGCGATCGCCGAGTCTTTCAATTTTACGCAACAGCTCCTCTTTCATGCTACAGGCACGCTCAATGGCGTCCTTCGGTGGTGGACCATAATTCAATTTGATGCCGTTAACACCTATTTGCGTAACGGTACCCTTCAGTTCTTGTTTCTTCTGCAGCAGGTCTTGTATGCGATCTTGTGTGGAGACTGGCCCTAAGTGATACATGCGAAAATATAAGTTaggatgaaaatttaaaaaatcaaaactacaAACCTTTGCGTTTTGGTACCACCGCATTGACAGTGGCTGATACACCGTTAGTGTTTGTAGTGCTAGCAGTAGGGACTGTTGTGttggcgctgttgttgttgttactattggCAGTTGTGTCCTTCGGTTTTGCCTTCTTCTTGGCCTTCTTCTTCGAGCGCGCCACCCACGGATCATTATCACTGTCAGAGCCGCTGAAGAAGGGATTAAAGTCAGAGGACTCACAGCTGTCCGAGTGCGCGGCCACATCGGACTCCTCAGACTCTGAGTGGGACATTTTGAAATCACTATCTTCCGATTCATTTTGTGAATCATCATCGGAATCATTCCACGAGTTTTTGCGCGTTTTCTTTGTACGTGCATCCTCTCGCCCCATTTTGCGTTTGCTACCCACAGTGCTGGATGACGAAGAGCAAGGCTCTTCTTTAATGCTCGCGGTCTCACGTTTGCTGGTCACTTCCGCAATTATGCTTTTAATGTTTGTCTTCACATCGGAATAACCACCCAAACCGAGTATGCGATTGATACGGTTGCGATCGGGTGCGGGGAAATGCTTCTCCACCAGTGATTGAAAAACACCCCTATGGGTTAAGAACACAGACATAACCGTTAGAAATGGCGctgtttatttcattttccgGTACTTACTTTGCGGTGGACACGAAATCAGTCAGTTCTCCATCATCTCTCTCCAGTTGTTCGAGCGTGCGCGCTTCGCCCGTGGATTGCAGACCAATGACGACGCATTTGCCGTATTTAATCGCCTCGCGCGCCACATGCACTGCGTGATTAACCTTCGCCGCAATGCAGAGGTATTTGAAGAAACGTTGATGCGACGACCAAAACTGGCCCCACATAGTCTTCTTCATGCGACTCTCGGCGTCTATGAGTTCGGCGGCTTCGGTGAATTTCTGCATGGCTTCGACCCACTGAAATAGAAGACAAACTATGCAATTGCTTTTCTATGCAGTTGAAAGCGTCACACGCGCTTACCAGCTCCACAGACTGATCGTAGACCTTGCGAAACTCTTTGGACAGCGCCACCTCCTCAATTTTGAATGTCACACCGTGGAAGCTTAGCTGACGGGCTATATACATGCCACGCAATTTCATGTCCATAGCCACGATTTCCATAGCGCCAACGCCGCTGCAAATATGAAATGATTCTTCGGTCACTTTTGGAAGAAGAATTAAGGAACAAAGGTAAACTGGCGTCGGGTCTGGAGGCGGGAATCGGGTTTTGAGGTACCATGTATGgggtgtatatgtatatcacccCATATTTCCGACCTATCTTGCATTCCGCTACATAACCGTTAATCTGCGCAAAAGCATACAAATAACTTACCGTTTCTCCACCGCCATAATGAAGTCATTAAATGCCGGAAATGCAGTACCCTGTCCCCAGAGGCCCAAACGCACCATATAAGCCATATTTTTGGGCTCTGAAGCGCCTGTGGCCGAAGCGTAGACAACTCGCGCCCTTGGCAATTTATTTTGTAGCTCCAATACCGTTTGGCCCGTCTTCGTGGGCTTACCTGAGCCAACGGGGCACAAATTCTTGGCCTTGTGACACTCGTCGAATATGATGAGGCCATCGAAATCTTCGCCACACCACTGTAATAACTGCTTTAAACGTGATTTGTATTTGCCAGTCTTGTTATTGGATTCTCCGATGAGCGCTGAATATGTGCTGAATATAACTCCGCGCTTGCAATTGTTATTCACATCTGAAGATATTTTGGCGTATTTGAACTGTGCGGCGATGAGTACAAATATGAGTGTTTAATGTAgtcgaaatttgaaatttgttgtaaataatgaTTACCAACCTTATTCAGCGCATGCACTTCGATTTTGCTCGCGCCAATGTCCAGCAAATCGCGTTCGGCGTCATACTTCAGGTCATTGGACACCGAAATCCAGAGCGCCTTTTTGCGCCCCTTCAGATAGTTTTCATAGATTATGCCGGCGATAGTACGACCTTTGCCCACACCGGCGCCATCACCAATCAAAAAGCCTGCACGTGTGCCATCTGGCAGCATGTGATCGTGCGCCTGAGAGGCGTACGTAATGGACTCCAACTGCAGCGCGCTCAAGTAACCGCTATTAATGGTGTCCGGTGGAATGGAGAGTTTGTAGTAAACATCACAGGGTTCGACGGAGGAGAGCGAGGCGGTCTCGACCACTGGATCGGGATGCTTTTTGCCCAATTTCactaaatttgcaaataaaaaagcgaaatatttataaaaacaaagtgATATTTTATACTGTTGTGCGCGTGCAACTTACATTTAGCGGGCCAATACTCGGCGTAAGTCTCGGCAACACCCATTTCTTCATAGTCCACTTCCTCCTCCTCAGGTGCAGGCGCAGCAGTGACAGTGGCGGGCGCCATCtggaaaacattttaaaattaactctGTGCTAGTTTCATTATGGCGCTGCGTCTGGTTTACCTTCATCGGCTGCATGAAGAGCTGTGCCAGCACGTGATTCGGTATGCCGCTGGTAAGAAAAGATGGATTAGCCGCGACCAAGGCTTGTATTTTCTGCATTATCAAAGCGTTGGTCTTGGCTTGTGATGACGCCGCGGTAGCCGGCGGATTGGCGTTAGCGGGCACGCTGGGCGCGGCTGTTGGCGCTGCATCATAGCCAAGGCCCATGCTCACTATAAAAAAAGGGGAAAGAAGCAAATACGAAAATAGGTGAAAGACATGTGTGATTGAGAGAcgataaacattttattaagcTATGTATATGAATATCATAGATAAATGCTAATATAATGAGTTTTAGCAAAGCAAATCATGAATGATTTTGAAATAgatcttcaaaaaacaaaaaattaaaaataaaatataaaaaataatctaaaataaatttatacaaaataatccAAAAACGTCAAActaatgtttttataattagtagactttgttgttggtatttttgggttaattgttattgttttttaatgtaCACAATGCAAGTGTTGAGTAAATGTTGGTAGAGTGTGCTGGCATACACATATAGTTTTCAGtattttcacatatgtatgtatttaaaaaaaatcagaaaatcaaattaacaaatgtatgctttgtttttgttttgtgaagtAACTACCGCCAATacgcataaaattattttgtttaaaaaactgttttccaatgttatttttgaaaaagcacACAATCATTTTTAGTTTACCAACAAAACTAAAGTTAAtactattataaatatgtatgttttcaaaaatatttttaaacttctagCGCTTAACTACTGGTACATAGTATGTCGTTAGTGTAGAACATCTTAACTAGCGTTTGAGGAGGAAAAAACGTTGTTTGTTACCAACATTACTCGACTTACTCTGCGCCAATAAAGACGCTGCCATATTCAGATTCGAATTTGTTTGATAGTAATTGCCTGTGCCGCCCAACACGCCCGCGCCAGCACCAGCGACCGCCGCCAAGGCAGCCGCATTAGTGTTAGTGAGTGCGCCGATGTTGGGCAGTGCGTTGAGGCCGCCAGCCGCGCCGAGACCAGCTGCGAGCAGCGCGCTTAAGCCGGCCGCGCCGCCGGGTACATTGCCCGGACCAGCAACACCAGCGCCACTGGCTGCAGCATACGCGGCCATATTCATCAGCTGATTGGCGCTGAATGGCAGTGGCGTTGGTAGGCCGGTGTAGCCGGCGGCCGCAGCGGcggcggctgctgctgctgctgcagcggAGCCCGAACTGCTCGGATAGTTGGACATTCCGATGGCTATGTTTATATATTGCAAATGCATTTGTCATTTTATTGGTTGATGGTGATTTAATTGATTGTGAttacatatttagttaattagTTGGTTAGTTGTACGGTTGATTGGTTAGTTAATTGATTGCGGGCGtgtaaaagaaacaaataaaaaagacgatacaaaattttacattatacACTAGTCATACAGAGAGCGGAGCGTTTATTGTGCACAGTTTGAGGTTATGTAAATTtgcaattcaattaatttaatttttcgaaaaagtcaCGTTATTGCTTTCAAGTCAACAGTTATTTTTTAAGCGGCGTGTGTTGCCAGCCCACTTTTTTGCCAGGAAAACAcagaatatttacaaatttacaaacaaactGTGTACACCTgcattataaaaacatatttttcaattgcatGCTGTTCCTCAGCTAATGACTAGCTCTAGCGTAATTAGATTCGCATATGTTcccattattattgttagagaTTAGCCCGTTCACTCGCTCGCTTGCTTACCTGCCGGTGCTGCTGTGCTTTTCTTcggcatattgttgttgttcagtAATGAAACACCGCctgctgttggttttgttgttattatagaATTATTTATACGCGGTTGATTAGTTGTTAATAGagagttattattattgctaatatttttgttgttattgctgctggcGCTGTTTGGTTTGTGTCCGCTGTTTTTCGCATATATAACCGCGGTTTGTAGATCACGACCACCGCCTGGAAAAGAGCACAGAAATcgaatatttaataaagaataCAAATAATAGCTTACGTTTATAGAATTGGAAaaagtgtatagagaaaaagcAACAAACGGTAATTCAAGGCCAACATATTGGAAATTCCGAGGCGGTTTAGAGTTTATAGAAGCCAACTTTCCTCTCTTAAAAATGCTAAAACCcagattaaaaataattagaaaagttCAACCAAATGTTTACTCGAGGAATTAATTGGTGCCTCAGCGACTGAGACCGACATTAAGGCAGCCACGCTGAAAGACATGGGTTCGATCTCAGAGTCCTAccaatttcaaagaaatttttctgGAAATGGTCATCCTTCACAGGCCAACGCAGATCTACGAATATCTTTTTACCATGAAGGACCTTCTAATAAAATTCATCAACTGTTCGGAGGCGGCTCAAAACTTGTAGGACCCTCCATTTGTCAAACATTATCAAGGGGCtcgctaaaaatataaaaagaagatGAACCATTTCAAATGAGTCGCTGGCCGGTTCAAATTCTGAATCTGTACTGAGTGCTTAGATCCGACTGTTTCAAGTTGTCCACTTCGCAGTCGCTGGCGGTATACAAATCCGGATCAGTACTGAGTACTTATATCCGACTGTCCCAAAGAACAGTGGGGCCAACGTTGTCCACTTGGCAATTGCTGGCCGCATACAAATCCGGATCTTTACTGAGCACTGGATACGACTGTCCCAAGGAAAGATGGCCAACGGATCTGACCATATACAAATCCGATATCTATTGCACTTCCTAGAACAGTCCAACGTTGTCCACTTGGCACAGGATCTGTACCCAGATCCGACAGCCCCAATTAACAGGACATCTAATGTTGTCCACTTGGCAGTCGATGGCCGTATACAAATCCGGATCTGTACTGGGTACTTAGAGGAACAGTGGGACTAACGGCTCGAATTCGGCCCTTTAGAGGTCAGGTGTATCAGTGCAAAACTATATTGCGAATAGCAGAGCTAATAACCACTCAAACCGACAAACCTGACTCCAACGTCCAAGGAATTCGTTGCTTAGTTTTCGTCTTTCAGACTCATCTCATATCAAAACAGATTTAAACTTTTGAAACAAATGCGTATATTCAAAACTGCGAGAACCGCTCTCAGGCGAAATACTGAAGCTAATTTCTAATTGCTCAGACAAATTATTAAGTTAAAATATTACATAACCAGAGATCCAACCAGCTTTGGTATGCCATTTAAATAGAACATTAAGTCGCTTTGACAAGGCTTATTTTTACGACCTGTCGTTAGTTAATCTTACTTAAACTTGACTCAAATCATTTTCGTTCAAGTTCTGTCGAAAAGGCATATTTCTAGACCTTTCCTTAGTTGACCTTAAATTTCAAACATAACTCAAgtcttttttcttcaaatttggtCCAAATGTTGCCGTCAAATTAACACTTCTTTCTACCCCTCATCTGTTGACCTAGATAAAAATATAACACTTTGcaacatttaattatttgccTTCAATGATCAATCAGCTGATTTGATATCAAAGTatctaaaaaaaactaacaaaaattaCGAATTTTTTCGCTCTCTTTGCTTGTGTTTGTTTCTCTCAACAAATCATATGATTGCCCCCATGGGACACTTGGTTATTTACATTTGCGGCGTCGCTGTCcgacatttttttcctttttcaccGCTCCACGCTGCCAACGAAAaccaatacaaacaaaaaatgccGGCATTTTTAGTTGCTTCTGCTCAAATCACATTGGCGCTCTCATTTATGTTGTCtgctcttttttgttttggacTTTTGGCTTTTTTACTTTGCCCAGCTTTTTTGCAGCGCTGTCTCACTGACAAAGCGCTTTTGTTGCGCTGCTGGTTGGCGGCACGGCTGGCTGGTTGGTCAGTGTTGTTGGCGGCGGCCGCGTGCGCGCCAGAAACGAAATAGAAATACAAACAAAACGACTGATAGCAAAGAGTTGTAGAGTTGCGCTGATAATGAGCGCGTTCTTTTCGTGTTTTACATGTGTTTTTGTGAgttataggtatatatgtatgtatataaatagttttttgtaGCGCGAGTGTACTTTGCATATTTCAGCAACAAGTTTCaagcgcaaaaaaaaaagtaaaaaaactaaattatacaAGCGCATTTGTGTGTGGATGTGCGAGGGCATAAAAATGTGTTACATTCTTTGTTATACatttcgatttcgatttcaaaTGAGGGTTGGCCGAGTTCCATTTTTATTGAAACGCGTGTTTGTGTAAGTGTGTGGGGTAAAAGCTCAGTGGCAACACACTGTTCGCCGGTTTGTgggaaaataattgaaaaatgtggTTTCGGTGTGGATGTGCAATCGAAAAGTAATAAGGAAAAGTATGTTTGAATTGTGTGGATGTGTGTACAAATGTAAGAAAATGTGCTTCTTATCATCAAAGAAttattttcgcatattttctgatcgaatttaattattttacaattactCTTCAGAGGAATCTGCGTCTCCAAGTGCATTCTTATGTCGGCTCCTCAACGTCCATATTTCGATAGAAGGAAATAAGGAGAGACCTACCTAGAGACCTAGAGACCTGTACATAGTACCTAGAGAGGGATCTGCTTCTCAATCGCCTACCGATCTCTGAGTAGCACcgattggcaagagttattatcAGCTTGACTCCCAGGTTTAGATTATTGGTGGAATTtatgttggttccaagatatcCAGTCCTTaacttttacaaatatatagctgccaacagtgacgCAGTTCTCAAGACGCGAGGAATCTTTGTGTGTGAGCtccaaatattttgcattgtccTCGTTCACCACAAGACCAACCTCTTTCGCTTCTTTTTCTGGAAAAGGTTGCGCTGACATGGAAACATAGCGTCGTTGCCAAGGATCGTTTCCTAGATTTGACGCATTGGGGCATAGTTTATGGTAGATTTGACAGGTCTAAAGGCGTACTGATAAGGCTCAATCAGTTTATTTGCAACGGGCTTAAGTTTATATACAATGTTAAGAAGGCTGATCCCGCGATAATCGCAGACTGCGGAACCTCACATCTTGTAGATAGGGCAGAGTACACTCGTACGGAATCTACTCGTTTCCTGCTCCTCGCCGCCAGCATTGAACAGCTCAGCCGATAATTAATTGGCCCCTGGGCTATGTTGTTCTTAAGCCGCATTAGATTGTTGGTGCCGATTCTACTTCGTCCATTGCAGCACTGCTTTCCCCATTTAGCAGGTTCAAGAAATATGACCTCCCAATTTCGAGTGCACTCTGTGTGTCTGTTATCAGGTTGTCATTCCTGTGTTTACGGAAGCCGGATTGGCCATTCTTATTGATATGAAATTTGCAATCACAATATTTCAAACCCCTTTGGTGTGTCCCTCAGCGTTTCTAACGGTTTAATTGAAAACCCGAGATATTTAGAGGCGAGTGGCTCTGAATTGCAACCTGACAGATTTTTGAAACATTGACTATGTTATTAAGAACCTGACAGCTTCTTAGATACTGAGAGTAAGAATTTCCTGAAATAGGTTGAGAAGAAGTAGCAGCTTCCATCAAGAGTTTGCGTTGTAGAGAAAAGGTTGCCAATGGTAAAAAGAAACCCGCTTTAATTAACCCACTGATGTGACGTAGTAAAGCAGTAGGCGCTCACAACGGGCTGAAGCTCATTAGCGACAAAAGGTTAAATCAAAACCTACTAACTCTGCCTAAACGACATGAGACTCGAGTAAGGTATGATAGAGATCTTTCAAAATACTTTATGAAACAAAAGTTATTGTAGTCCAAAGCATTAGGCGACTGTAAAGACGGTAGCCGCGGCAGTTCCCACTACAGTTGGGTATACGTAAACGACAGGGATTCAGATTTTTATACT contains:
- the LOC126759690 gene encoding protein strawberry notch isoform X1 — its product is MASLKKSIDFKDDLDDDDDSCSDFDDDEDPDKIEVPGGGRDLQTAVIYAKNSGHKPNSASSNNNKNISNNNNSLLTTNQPRINNSIITTKPTAGGVSLLNNNNMPKKSTAAPAAIGMSNYPSSSGSAAAAAAAAAAAAAGYTGLPTPLPFSANQLMNMAAYAAASGAGVAGPGNVPGGAAGLSALLAAGLGAAGGLNALPNIGALTNTNAAALAAVAGAGAGVLGGTGNYYQTNSNLNMAASLLAQMSMGLGYDAAPTAAPSVPANANPPATAASSQAKTNALIMQKIQALVAANPSFLTSGIPNHVLAQLFMQPMKMAPATVTAAPAPEEEEVDYEEMGVAETYAEYWPAKLKLGKKHPDPVVETASLSSVEPCDVYYKLSIPPDTINSGYLSALQLESITYASQAHDHMLPDGTRAGFLIGDGAGVGKGRTIAGIIYENYLKGRKKALWISVSNDLKYDAERDLLDIGASKIEVHALNKFKYAKISSDVNNNCKRGVIFSTYSALIGESNNKTGKYKSRLKQLLQWCGEDFDGLIIFDECHKAKNLCPVGSGKPTKTGQTVLELQNKLPRARVVYASATGASEPKNMAYMVRLGLWGQGTAFPAFNDFIMAVEKRGVGAMEIVAMDMKLRGMYIARQLSFHGVTFKIEEVALSKEFRKVYDQSVELWVEAMQKFTEAAELIDAESRMKKTMWGQFWSSHQRFFKYLCIAAKVNHAVHVAREAIKYGKCVVIGLQSTGEARTLEQLERDDGELTDFVSTAKGVFQSLVEKHFPAPDRNRINRILGLGGYSDVKTNIKSIIAEVTSKRETASIKEEPCSSSSSTVGSKRKMGREDARTKKTRKNSWNDSDDDSQNESEDSDFKMSHSESEESDVAAHSDSCESSDFNPFFSGSDSDNDPWVARSKKKAKKKAKPKDTTANSNNNNSANTTVPTASTTNTNGVSATVNAVVPKRKGPVSTQDRIQDLLQKKQELKGTVTQIGVNGIKLNYGPPPKDAIERACSMKEELLRKIERLGDRLPPNTLDQLIDELGGPDNVAEMTGRKGRVVQSDNGSIQYESRSEQDVPLETLNITEKQRFMDGEKDVAIISEAASSGISLQSDRRVRNQRRRVHITLELPWSADRAIQQFGRTHRSNQVNAPEYIFLISDLAGERRFASTVAKRLESLGALTHGDRRATETRDLSQFNIDNKYGRTALETVMKTIMGYESPLVPPPNDYKGDFFKDIAGALVGVGIIVNSESNPGVLSLDKEYNNISKFLNRILGMPVELQNRLFKYFTDTLNAIINQAKRGGRFDLGILDLGAAGENVTRVKLVRFIRKHATGKAPAELHTVRVERGMIWQEAIDKYADLISEFEGFYVSHQVRNGKRTAILAVEIETPQPQQQSNSKKKEKSLNKKDIMYQVYRPNTGLQIRHESLAELEKKYKKVPSEEAEPHWTQQYDASVNTCSHAYWNGNCRNVNLGNECEVGLRQRLYYVLAGSVLSVWTRVEQVLAMRNANNKMQVIRLKTTEGEKIVGTLIPKSCHELLLQDLKSDAERIEELKF